The following proteins come from a genomic window of Plectropomus leopardus isolate mb chromosome 11, YSFRI_Pleo_2.0, whole genome shotgun sequence:
- the zgc:56622 gene encoding aldo-keto reductase family 1 member B1 — MLCFQGMEALQASGKVKSIGVSNFSILQLERLLALCRVPPAVNQIELHPYLVQTDMIEFCRSKNIALTAYSPFGSPARPPELFRGDTDPYKLLEDPVVADIAKKHRRSPAQVLLRYHVQQGISVIPKSDKPHHILENTKIFDFSLTDEDMRALRGLDRGWRACALEGVKSHPYYPFV, encoded by the exons atgttgtgttttcagggGATGGAAGCCCTGCAAGCCTCAGGGAAGGTGAAGAGTATCGGTGTGTCCAACTTCAGCATCCTGCAGCTGGAGAGACTTCTGGCTCTGTGCAGGGTGCCCCCTGCTGTTAATCAG ATCGAGCTGCATCCCTACCTGGTGCAGACAGACATGATAGAGTTCTGTAGATCCAAGAACATCGCCCTGACTGCCTACAGTCCCTTTGGCTCGCCTGCCAGACCCCCAGAGct ATTCAGAGGAGACACTGATCCATATAAGCTCCTAGAGGACCCAGTCGTAGCAGATATAGCCAAGAAGCACAGACGCAGCCCTGCACAG GTCTTGCTGAGGTACCATGTGCAGCAGGGTATTTCAGTCATCCCTAAGAGTGACAAGCCTCATCACATCCTTGAGAACACAAAG ATCTTTGACTTCAGTCTGACTGACGAAGACATGAGAGCACTAAGAGGACTGGACCGAGGGTGGCGGGCCTGCGCACTTGAAGG aGTCAAGTCTCATCCGTACTACCCGTTTGTATGA